In Amycolatopsis coloradensis, one genomic interval encodes:
- the aroB gene encoding 3-dehydroquinate synthase: protein MTEPVRITVNTAKPYDVVIGRGLLGELTEQLADASKVALIHPPTLTTTAEAIRDELAEAGIDAHRVEIPDAEDGKALTVASFCWEVLGRIGLDRQGVVVGLGGGAVTDLAGFVAATWMRGVRLVNVPTTLLGMVDASLGGKTGINTEAGKNLVGVFHEPSAVLVDLATLETLPPNELVAGMAEVVKAGFIADPRIVELVEQDPAAALDTTGEVLGELVRRSIQVKADVVAADLRESDLREILNYGHTLAHAIERRERYRWRHGAAVSVGLVFAAELARLAGRLDDATAERHSKVLKLLGLPTTYDPDALPQLLETMKGDKKTRSGVLRFVVLDGLAKPGRLEGPDPSLLAAAYSVVAGEAPKPGGSVLL from the coding sequence ATGACCGAGCCGGTCCGCATCACCGTCAACACCGCCAAGCCCTACGACGTCGTCATCGGCCGAGGCCTGCTGGGCGAGCTCACCGAGCAGCTCGCCGACGCCTCCAAGGTCGCGCTGATCCACCCGCCGACGCTGACGACCACCGCCGAGGCCATCCGCGACGAACTGGCCGAGGCCGGGATCGACGCGCACCGGGTCGAGATCCCCGACGCCGAGGACGGCAAGGCGCTCACCGTCGCCAGCTTCTGCTGGGAGGTCCTCGGCCGCATCGGCCTCGACCGCCAGGGCGTGGTCGTCGGGCTCGGTGGCGGCGCCGTGACCGACCTCGCCGGGTTCGTCGCCGCCACCTGGATGCGCGGCGTCCGCCTGGTCAACGTGCCCACCACGCTGCTGGGCATGGTCGACGCCTCCCTCGGCGGGAAGACGGGCATCAACACCGAGGCGGGCAAGAACCTGGTCGGCGTCTTCCACGAGCCGAGCGCGGTCCTCGTCGACCTCGCGACGCTGGAAACGTTGCCCCCCAACGAACTCGTCGCCGGAATGGCCGAGGTGGTCAAGGCCGGGTTCATCGCCGACCCGCGGATCGTCGAACTCGTCGAGCAGGATCCCGCCGCGGCGCTGGACACCACCGGCGAGGTCCTCGGCGAGCTGGTCCGCCGCTCGATCCAGGTCAAGGCCGACGTCGTCGCCGCAGATCTGCGCGAGTCGGATCTGCGCGAGATCCTCAACTACGGCCACACGCTCGCCCACGCCATCGAGCGCCGCGAGCGGTACCGGTGGCGCCACGGCGCGGCGGTCAGCGTCGGCCTGGTGTTCGCCGCCGAGCTCGCGCGCCTGGCCGGCCGTCTCGACGACGCCACCGCCGAGCGGCACTCGAAGGTGCTCAAGCTGCTGGGCCTGCCGACCACCTACGACCCGGACGCGCTCCCGCAACTGCTGGAGACGATGAAGGGCGACAAGAAGACCCGGTCTGGCGTGCTGCGCTTCGTCGTTCTCGACGGGCTGGCCAAACCCGGCAGGCTGGAAGGCCCGGACCCGTCGCTGCTCGCCGCCGCGTACTCGGTGGTGGCCGGTGAAGCCCCCAAGCCCGGCGGGAGCGTGCTGCTGTGA